One genomic region from Ptychodera flava strain L36383 chromosome 14, AS_Pfla_20210202, whole genome shotgun sequence encodes:
- the LOC139149178 gene encoding protein cornichon homolog 1-like, with protein sequence MAFTFVALCYLLAMILSAVLIFFAIYHIIAFDELKTDYKNPIDQCNSLNPLVLPEYIIQIFYTILFLFAGQFGTVAFNMPLIGYNIYRYSNRPVMTGPGLYDPTTIMNADILSRCMREGWVKLGFYLISFFYYLYSMIYVLVSSSS encoded by the exons ATGGCGTTCACTTTCGTAGCGCTATGCTATCTTTTGGCGATGATACTGTCAGCGGTGCTGATATTTTTTGCAATCTACCAC ATAATTGCATTCGATGAGCTGAAGACAGACTACAAGAATCCTATCGACCAGTGTAACAGTTTGAATCCG CTTGTGTTACCAGAATACATCATCCAGATATTCTACACAATCTTGTTCCTATTTGCCGGCCAGTTTGGAACTGTCGCCTTCAACATGCCCCTTATAGGATATAATATTTACAG GTATTCAAACCGGCCAGTCATGACTGGGCCAGGACTGTACGACCCAACAACCATCATGAATGCTGACATCTTGTCCAGATGTATGAGAGAAGGTTGGGTCAAGCTTGGTTTCTATCTCATCTCTTTCTTCTACTACCTCTACAG TATGATTTATGTACTGGTGTCAAGTTCTTCATAA
- the LOC139149180 gene encoding zinc finger protein 540-like → MKSMRIINNNSTILRDRDHHRTTGNSTASSGGYLCGILFSPKECSAICKAARQFDQLSELGKLFESLSSTLCQKNQDNTSSMAGASMILQSLVQNGHITLDCGSLNTEKHRDDVTTQYDHVDNQFTEDKDFFSLSESHTNNKKSQNTLVQVCSYKSQECERDGGKTRLVKDCLLQIEEADFYSKSGTASRDVERNNKAHECMDCGKTFTQEDGLRKHRLIHSGSRPYECKECGKTFSQKGILTKHMLIHSSLRQYVCEVCGKTFKYENPFRKHILIHSGSRPYECKECGKAFTRKSILMEHRLVHSSHRPYECEVCGKTFKGNGGLRIHRLTHSGVRPHECKECGKTFGHKSNLMKHILIHSGVRPHECKECGKTFRHKSDLMKHILIHSGVRPYECTECGKTFKENGSLKIHLLVHLGVRPHECKECGKTFTHKQSLWMHRFVHSSLRPYKCEVCGKTFKMKGHLREHQLSHSVVRPYGCQECGKTFTRKCNLIEHITIHSGVRPYECKECGKTFTRKCNLIEHITIHSGVKPYECKECGKTFRRKSGLRWHVKKTVIHSSVRPYECKECGKTFTVERHLRTHKLGHSCIRPY, encoded by the exons ATGAAATCGATGAGAATAATTAACAATAACAGCACTATATTGCGGGATCGAGATCACCACAGAACAACTGGGAACAGCACTGCCTCCAGTGGCGGATATCTATGTGGCATTCTCTTCAGTCCTAAAG AATGTTCAGCAATTTGTAAAGCTGCAAGACAATTTGACCAACTCAGTGAGTTAGGAAAATTGTTTGAGAGTCTTTCAAGCACCTTGTGTCAGAAAAATCAGGACAACACATCATCCATGGCAG GAGCATCAATGATCTTACAGAGTCTTGTCCAAAATGGTCATATCACCTTGGACTGTGGCAGCCTTAACACAGAAAAACATAGAGACGACGTTACTACACAGTATGATCACGTTGATAACCAATTTACAGAAGACAAAGATTTCTTCAGTTTGTCTGAGAGTCatacaaataataaaaagtCACAGAATACACTGGTTCAGGTATGCAGTTATAAAAGCCAGGAGTGTGAAAGAGATGGTGGGAAAACAAGGCTTGTGAAGGATTGCCTATTGCAAATAGAAGAGGCTGATTTCTATTCGAAAAGTGGTACAGCTTCTAGAGACGTTGAAAGAAATAACAAAGCACATGAATGCATGgattgtggtaaaacattcactcaAGAGGATGGTCTTAGGAAGCACAGATTGATCCATTCAGGTTCcagaccatatgaatgcaaagagtgtggtaaaacattctcACAAAAGGGCATTCTTACGAAGCATATGTTGATTCATTCCAGCCTCAGACAATATGTATGTGAAGTATGTGGTAAGacattcaaatatgaaaaccCTTTTAGAAAACACATATTGATCCATTCAGGCTCcagaccatatgaatgcaaagagtgtggtaaggcaTTCACACGAAAGAGCATTCTTATGGAGCACAGACTGGTCCATTCAAGCCACAGACCATATGAATGTGAagtgtgtggtaaaacattcaaaggAAATGGAGGTCTTAGGATTCACAGATTAACCCATTCaggtgtcagaccacatgaatgtaaagaatgCGGTAAGACATTCGGACACAAAAGCAATCTTATGAAGCACAtattgatccattctggtgtcagaccacatgaatgtaaagaatgCGGTAAGACATTCCGACACAAAAGCGATCTTATGAAGCACATATTGATCCATTCTGGGgtcagaccatatgaatgcacagaatgtggtaaaacattcaaagaaAATGGCAGTCTTAAGATTCACCTGCTGGTCCATTTAGGTGttagaccacatgaatgtaaagagtgtggtaagacATTCACACACAAGCAAAGTCTTTGGATGCATAGGTTTGTCCACTCAAGCCTCAGACCATATAAATGTGAAGTGTGTGGTAAAACCTTCAAAATGAAAGGCCATCTTAGGGAACATCAATTGAGCCACTCTGTTGTCAGACCATATGGATGccaagagtgtggtaaaacgtTCACAAGAAAGTGCAATCTTATTGAGCACATAacgatccattctggtgtcagaccatatgaatgcaaagagtgtggtaaaacgtTCACAAGAAAGTGCAATCTTATTGAGCACATAacgatccattctggtgtcaaaccatatgaatgcaaagagtgtgggaAAACATTCAGACGAAAGAGTGGGCTTAGGTGGCATGTAAAGAAAACGGTAATCCATTCAAGTgtcagaccatatgaatgcaaagagtgtggtaaaacattcactgtAGAGCGCCATCTTAGGACACACAAATTAGGCCACTCTTGCATCAGACCGTATTAA